Proteins co-encoded in one Pseudobdellovibrionaceae bacterium genomic window:
- the rpmB gene encoding 50S ribosomal protein L28 has translation MSRCELTGKGPVVKNLVSHSNIKTKSTALPNVQKKRLFSRVLNSMVRLQVATSAIRDMEHMGGFDVFILNQPTKTLSPRAREVQSRIRRKMSSKKKTAAPATSDAPVTEKKAAKKPAAKKATKK, from the coding sequence ATGAGCCGCTGCGAACTCACTGGCAAAGGACCTGTCGTTAAGAACTTGGTCAGCCACTCGAACATCAAGACGAAATCGACCGCTTTGCCGAACGTTCAGAAGAAACGCCTGTTTAGCCGCGTTCTGAACTCCATGGTTCGCCTGCAGGTCGCGACCAGCGCGATCCGCGATATGGAACACATGGGCGGTTTCGACGTTTTCATTCTGAATCAACCGACAAAAACTCTCTCGCCCCGCGCGCGTGAAGTTCAGTCGCGTATCCGTCGCAAGATGTCGTCGAAAAAGAAGACCGCGGCTCCCGCGACTTCGGACGCTCCCGTGACAGAGAAAAAAGCCGCTAAAAAACCTGCCGCTAAAAAAGCGACGAAGAAGTAA
- a CDS encoding 50S ribosomal protein L24: MKLKIKKGATVQVNAGSDKGKKGKVIEVSPTLMKVKVEGVKVMTHFDKKDGLKKLEGFIDYSNVTLVESAAPKGKKGAKTKSAGKSA, encoded by the coding sequence ATGAAATTGAAAATCAAAAAAGGCGCGACTGTTCAAGTGAACGCCGGTTCGGATAAAGGCAAAAAAGGCAAAGTCATCGAAGTCAGCCCCACGCTCATGAAAGTGAAAGTGGAAGGCGTGAAAGTGATGACTCACTTTGATAAGAAAGATGGTCTGAAGAAGCTGGAAGGTTTCATCGACTACTCGAATGTCACGCTGGTCGAAAGTGCTGCTCCCAAAGGGAAAAAAGGCGCTAAAACCAAGTCGGCAGGCAAATCCGCCTAG
- a CDS encoding carbon-nitrogen hydrolase family protein, which produces MNSVDDLATNVAQVKSLLQQIPSSVEEQLVCFPENSLYLKLKDKSAIPALTLEESFWAEFSEIARAKNAVLHFGSVPLRGREKLLNSSVVLRPGGKPEATYTKVHLFDIDVEGHKPVRESENFEHGDGTSTFEVNGWLIGQSICYDLRFAELYSRYAKLAVDLILVPAAFLVPTGRAHWETLLRARAIESQAFVIAAAQAGRHVGVGGDERMTFGHSLVVEPWGSVMADGGPEGVKLLSVMLERAQIEKVRRQIPMSVHRRL; this is translated from the coding sequence ATGAATTCGGTCGACGACCTCGCGACGAACGTCGCGCAAGTGAAATCACTTTTACAACAAATCCCTTCGAGCGTGGAAGAGCAGCTGGTCTGCTTTCCCGAAAATAGTCTTTATCTGAAGTTGAAAGACAAAAGCGCGATTCCGGCCCTGACACTAGAAGAGAGTTTTTGGGCGGAGTTTTCCGAGATCGCGCGCGCGAAAAACGCGGTTTTACATTTTGGATCGGTGCCGCTGCGGGGGCGCGAGAAGCTTTTAAACTCGTCGGTCGTTTTGCGCCCGGGCGGAAAACCCGAGGCGACGTACACGAAAGTTCATCTGTTCGATATCGACGTCGAAGGACACAAACCCGTACGTGAATCCGAAAACTTCGAGCATGGGGACGGGACCTCGACGTTCGAAGTGAACGGGTGGCTGATCGGTCAGAGCATTTGTTACGATCTGCGTTTTGCGGAGCTTTATTCGCGTTACGCGAAACTCGCGGTCGACCTGATCTTGGTTCCCGCGGCGTTTTTGGTTCCGACGGGGCGTGCGCATTGGGAGACTTTGCTGCGCGCCCGCGCGATCGAAAGCCAGGCCTTCGTGATCGCGGCCGCGCAGGCCGGTCGGCACGTCGGGGTCGGCGGAGACGAGCGAATGACCTTTGGCCACTCGTTGGTCGTTGAACCATGGGGTTCGGTGATGGCCGATGGTGGGCCCGAAGGCGTGAAACTTCTGAGCGTGATGCTCGAGCGCGCGCAGATCGAGAAAGTGCGTCGCCAGATTCCCATGAGTGTCCACCGCCGACTCTAA
- a CDS encoding sorbosone dehydrogenase family protein: MKKHKIAVTAAVTSFILGLGWVSWAEKNPVLPPPNSTASVTKQSTVIPWPADTRPTAPAGFEVSVFAELDAPRNILVLPSGEILVSQAAKKPSDSGENSPNQITKYTLDAEGAIAKAEVFLDGIELPFGMAVWEDQFFVATPTEILRYPFVNGVITGPGTVIAQLPFPQPQRHWTRDLKIAPDGSKMFISVGSVSNHGEDGDPLDPMTAAILVMNLDGSDLKVYASGVRNAVTMAFEPTTGALWATVNERDELGDGLVPDFLIAVKEGGFYGWPYAYYGANADPRLQGQRPDLVAATIVPNFSVGAHTASTGITFTTGTKFPAPYNEGALISQHGSWNSSALVGYKLIYVPFVDGDAVDPEQDFLTGFVADAKAGTVYGRPVMAAVLPNGTVLVTDDGGHKIWQVKPVTASPHPQPE, translated from the coding sequence ATGAAGAAGCACAAAATTGCGGTCACTGCGGCGGTCACATCATTCATTCTCGGATTAGGTTGGGTCTCTTGGGCGGAAAAAAATCCCGTCCTGCCACCACCGAACTCAACGGCATCGGTCACGAAACAATCGACGGTCATTCCTTGGCCGGCAGACACTCGGCCCACGGCACCGGCGGGGTTCGAGGTTTCGGTTTTTGCGGAGCTGGATGCGCCCCGTAACATTCTGGTGCTGCCGAGCGGGGAAATTTTGGTTTCCCAGGCGGCGAAGAAACCTTCGGACTCGGGCGAAAATTCGCCGAACCAAATCACGAAGTATACCTTGGACGCGGAAGGCGCGATCGCGAAAGCCGAAGTTTTCTTGGATGGCATCGAGTTGCCGTTCGGGATGGCCGTTTGGGAAGATCAGTTCTTCGTCGCGACGCCCACGGAAATCCTGCGCTACCCATTCGTGAACGGCGTTATCACCGGGCCGGGCACCGTGATCGCGCAGCTGCCGTTCCCGCAGCCGCAGCGGCACTGGACGCGTGATCTGAAGATCGCGCCCGATGGTTCGAAGATGTTCATCTCGGTGGGATCGGTGTCGAACCACGGTGAAGACGGCGATCCTTTGGATCCGATGACGGCGGCGATTTTGGTGATGAACCTGGACGGATCGGATCTCAAAGTTTACGCGAGCGGAGTTCGTAACGCCGTGACGATGGCGTTTGAGCCGACGACCGGGGCGCTTTGGGCGACCGTGAATGAGCGCGATGAGTTGGGGGACGGACTCGTTCCCGACTTCTTGATCGCGGTGAAAGAGGGTGGGTTCTACGGTTGGCCTTACGCCTACTACGGAGCGAACGCGGATCCGCGTCTGCAGGGTCAGCGTCCGGATCTGGTCGCGGCGACGATCGTGCCGAACTTCTCGGTGGGGGCGCATACGGCGTCGACGGGAATCACGTTCACGACCGGCACGAAGTTTCCGGCACCCTACAATGAAGGCGCATTGATTTCGCAGCACGGATCTTGGAATAGCTCGGCGCTGGTTGGCTACAAACTGATCTATGTTCCCTTTGTGGACGGCGATGCGGTCGATCCTGAACAAGACTTTTTGACGGGCTTCGTGGCGGACGCGAAAGCGGGCACGGTCTACGGCCGTCCCGTGATGGCGGCCGTGCTGCCAAATGGAACCGTGTTGGTGACGGACGACGGGGGGCACAAGATCTGGCAGGTGAAGCCCGTAACCGCGAGCCCGCATCCGCAACCGGAATAA
- a CDS encoding electron transfer flavoprotein-ubiquinone oxidoreductase, giving the protein MSEAVDEIQRETMEVDALIVGGGSAGLAAAYQLASQIEKHNADIESGAKQGEPVRDPMIVVIEKGMEVGSHSLSGAVMNPSALKELIPDYKEQGCPIESDVLEDAVYFLTEDAAVKAPITPPMFKNHGKHIVSISKVNRWLATKCEEKGVNIFPGFAAVEVLYEGDKVVGVRTGDKGVGKDGKPKANFEPGLILKSKVTVFAEGTRGSLFRKMSKKLGLREGKEPEVFEEGVKEIIQMPAGTVKAGQVIHTAGWPLKESMGGTFVYTIPGDKIIVGLVVYLDTHDPLLDPHRELQRLKTHPWMRKLLEGGQVVAYGGKTLPAGGYYAMPKLSGDGWVVVGDSASMVDVQKLKGIHLAMKSGMLAGEAALEALIAGNSSAETMKSYDRKIEGSYVRDELYRVRNFHQALSKGFAASVPLIGLQEITGGRGLKDPMPLHQDAKTTEKVLEVWGPDGLNHKDVQLPTPDGKLFFDKLSSVYLTGTQHDEDSPNHLLLQNGDICRTVCEPEYKSPCTLFCPAAVYEMLPSPGHPGQKDLMINYTNCIHCKTCDIKCPFENIDWTVPEGGGGPRYTEV; this is encoded by the coding sequence ATGAGCGAAGCCGTGGATGAGATTCAGCGAGAAACGATGGAAGTCGATGCCCTGATCGTGGGCGGAGGCTCGGCCGGCTTAGCCGCCGCTTACCAACTGGCTTCGCAAATTGAAAAGCACAACGCCGACATCGAATCCGGCGCAAAACAAGGTGAGCCGGTTCGCGATCCCATGATCGTCGTGATCGAAAAAGGGATGGAGGTCGGTTCGCACTCGCTGTCGGGTGCGGTGATGAATCCCTCGGCGCTCAAAGAACTCATTCCCGATTACAAAGAGCAGGGCTGCCCGATCGAGTCGGACGTTCTGGAGGACGCGGTTTATTTTTTGACTGAAGACGCCGCGGTCAAAGCGCCGATCACGCCCCCCATGTTCAAGAACCACGGCAAACACATCGTCAGCATTTCGAAAGTGAACCGTTGGTTGGCGACGAAGTGCGAAGAAAAGGGCGTCAACATCTTCCCCGGTTTCGCCGCGGTCGAAGTGCTTTACGAAGGCGACAAAGTCGTCGGCGTGCGCACGGGCGACAAAGGCGTCGGCAAAGACGGCAAACCCAAGGCGAACTTTGAGCCCGGATTGATTTTGAAATCGAAAGTGACCGTGTTTGCCGAGGGCACGCGCGGATCGCTGTTCCGCAAGATGAGCAAAAAGCTCGGACTGCGCGAGGGGAAAGAGCCCGAGGTTTTCGAAGAAGGCGTCAAAGAGATCATCCAGATGCCCGCGGGCACGGTGAAGGCCGGACAGGTCATTCACACCGCCGGCTGGCCGCTGAAAGAATCCATGGGTGGAACCTTCGTGTACACGATCCCGGGCGACAAAATCATCGTCGGGCTGGTCGTTTACTTGGATACGCATGATCCGCTGCTGGACCCGCACCGGGAGCTGCAGCGTCTGAAAACGCACCCCTGGATGCGCAAGCTGCTGGAGGGCGGACAGGTCGTCGCCTACGGCGGAAAGACTTTGCCCGCCGGGGGCTACTACGCCATGCCGAAGCTTTCGGGCGACGGTTGGGTCGTGGTCGGTGATTCGGCCAGCATGGTCGACGTGCAAAAACTCAAAGGCATCCATCTGGCGATGAAGTCGGGGATGCTGGCGGGAGAGGCGGCGCTGGAGGCCCTGATCGCGGGGAACAGCTCGGCCGAAACGATGAAGTCCTACGACCGTAAAATCGAAGGTTCTTACGTCCGTGACGAGCTTTACCGCGTCCGGAACTTCCACCAGGCGCTCTCGAAGGGCTTCGCGGCCTCGGTGCCTTTGATCGGTCTGCAGGAGATCACCGGGGGCCGTGGTCTGAAAGACCCCATGCCGCTCCATCAGGACGCGAAGACGACCGAGAAGGTGCTGGAAGTGTGGGGGCCGGACGGCCTCAACCACAAAGACGTGCAGCTGCCGACTCCGGACGGGAAGCTCTTCTTCGATAAGCTGTCGTCGGTCTATCTGACCGGAACCCAGCACGATGAGGACTCGCCCAACCATCTGCTTTTGCAGAATGGCGATATCTGCCGGACCGTCTGCGAGCCCGAGTACAAGTCACCCTGTACTTTGTTCTGTCCGGCCGCGGTTTACGAGATGCTCCCTTCGCCTGGTCATCCTGGGCAAAAAGATCTCATGATCAATTATACGAACTGTATTCACTGTAAGACCTGTGATATCAAATGCCCCTTCGAAAACATCGATTGGACGGTCCCCGAAGGGGGCGGCGGTCCTCGGTACACTGAGGTTTAA
- a CDS encoding RNA methyltransferase, with translation MAVFFASTAKGLVDELYKELETMGLRGLKRVPSGVEFESSWEGCYAVNLRSRLASRILKPVAEFIAYEPEELYGHIMKHDFTRFIKPTQTFAVDAIVSEGKMRDQRYVALKVKDAIADQFRDKFDVRPDVDKYDPDLRVWVRAYKNKFHVAIDTSGAPLHERGYRKEAGEAPMKENLAAGLLALSEWDGQQPIVDPMCGSGTLLIEAALMASRIAPGSFRKNFAFQRFQNYDKEMWERVIDEAMDEEIEEPEIKFYGFDMDKKVLLKAKENARRAGVDHLIEFNRGDVTTLQAPVPEGMIITNPPYAVRLGDEDNVRDVYRDFSHTLKTQFKGWNAWVLSGNADLIKDLRLKSTRKHFVFNGPIECRLLKYEIR, from the coding sequence ATGGCGGTCTTTTTTGCGTCGACGGCGAAGGGTCTGGTCGACGAACTCTACAAAGAACTGGAAACGATGGGTCTGAGGGGTTTGAAACGCGTCCCGAGCGGCGTGGAGTTCGAATCCTCTTGGGAAGGTTGTTACGCCGTGAACTTGCGTTCGCGTTTGGCGTCGCGGATTTTGAAACCCGTCGCGGAGTTCATCGCGTACGAGCCCGAAGAACTTTACGGACATATCATGAAGCACGATTTCACGCGCTTCATCAAACCCACCCAAACCTTCGCGGTCGACGCGATCGTCAGCGAAGGGAAGATGCGCGATCAGCGCTACGTCGCTTTGAAGGTCAAAGACGCGATCGCGGATCAGTTCCGTGACAAGTTTGACGTGCGTCCGGACGTCGATAAATACGACCCGGATTTGCGCGTTTGGGTGCGCGCTTACAAAAACAAATTCCATGTCGCCATCGATACGAGCGGCGCGCCTTTGCATGAACGCGGTTACCGTAAGGAAGCCGGCGAAGCGCCGATGAAAGAAAATCTGGCGGCGGGACTGCTGGCACTGTCGGAGTGGGACGGTCAGCAGCCGATCGTGGACCCGATGTGCGGTTCGGGGACGTTGCTGATCGAGGCGGCCTTGATGGCGTCGAGGATCGCTCCCGGTAGTTTCCGTAAGAACTTCGCATTCCAGCGTTTCCAGAATTACGACAAGGAAATGTGGGAGCGGGTCATCGACGAAGCGATGGACGAAGAGATCGAAGAGCCGGAGATCAAGTTCTACGGCTTCGATATGGACAAAAAGGTTTTACTGAAAGCGAAAGAGAACGCGCGCCGTGCGGGCGTCGATCATTTGATCGAGTTCAATCGCGGCGACGTGACCACGTTGCAGGCGCCCGTGCCGGAAGGCATGATCATCACGAACCCTCCCTACGCGGTTCGTCTGGGTGACGAGGACAACGTGCGCGACGTGTACCGCGATTTCTCGCACACGCTGAAGACGCAATTCAAAGGCTGGAACGCGTGGGTGCTTTCGGGGAACGCGGATCTGATCAAGGATCTGCGATTGAAATCGACCCGCAAACACTTCGTGTTCAACGGGCCGATCGAGTGCCGGCTTTTAAAGTACGAAATTCGCTAG
- the lpxD gene encoding UDP-3-O-(3-hydroxymyristoyl)glucosamine N-acyltransferase: MRSISSEQLEKWGLTPLQGPKDAVAQRISIPEAPQPDSLVFLKAGAEISDLSPVRILILDQGVDASQLNIPPHISVLKTTNFRAHMGQALALFDLKPEAFPSGVSPAAHVHPEAKLSPSVRIGPGAVIGAGVVLGENVWIGANAVVETGAHIRARTKIHSGAVIGHHCEIGENCEVFANAVLGSDGFGYIPQRSGPPVKIPQIGRVVLENDVEVGAGTTIDRGAIGDTRIGAGTKLDNLCHIAHNCRIGKSGLITAGFMTAGSTVIGDRFSCGGDVVIADHITICDDVSLGGRSGVTKDITVPGAYTGYPLMPMKEGLKAIATIRELPRLRKEIQSLLRHFNLTKGNPP, from the coding sequence TTGCGAAGCATCAGTTCCGAACAGCTTGAAAAATGGGGTTTAACCCCTCTCCAGGGTCCCAAGGACGCGGTCGCCCAACGGATCTCGATCCCCGAAGCGCCCCAACCCGACTCCCTCGTTTTCCTGAAGGCGGGAGCCGAAATCTCCGATCTCTCGCCCGTCCGTATCCTCATCTTGGATCAAGGCGTGGACGCGAGCCAACTGAATATTCCGCCCCATATCTCGGTCCTCAAAACCACGAACTTTCGCGCCCACATGGGGCAAGCCTTGGCCCTTTTCGATCTGAAACCCGAGGCCTTTCCCAGTGGCGTTTCCCCCGCCGCCCACGTCCACCCCGAAGCGAAGCTCAGCCCCTCGGTCCGCATCGGACCGGGCGCCGTCATCGGAGCCGGAGTCGTCTTGGGCGAAAACGTCTGGATCGGCGCGAACGCTGTCGTCGAGACCGGCGCACACATCCGGGCACGGACGAAGATTCACTCGGGGGCCGTCATCGGTCACCACTGCGAGATCGGCGAAAACTGCGAAGTCTTCGCGAACGCCGTCCTGGGCTCGGACGGTTTCGGCTACATCCCGCAGCGCTCAGGCCCGCCCGTTAAAATTCCGCAAATCGGCCGCGTGGTTCTGGAAAACGACGTCGAGGTCGGCGCCGGCACCACCATTGACCGCGGCGCCATCGGCGACACCCGCATCGGCGCCGGCACGAAACTCGACAACCTTTGCCACATCGCCCACAACTGCCGGATCGGCAAAAGCGGCTTGATCACGGCGGGCTTCATGACCGCGGGCTCGACCGTGATCGGGGACCGCTTCAGCTGCGGCGGTGACGTGGTGATCGCGGATCACATCACGATCTGCGACGACGTGTCCCTCGGGGGACGCTCGGGCGTCACGAAGGACATCACCGTGCCGGGAGCCTACACCGGGTACCCGCTCATGCCGATGAAAGAGGGACTCAAAGCCATCGCCACGATCCGCGAGCTCCCCCGCCTTCGCAAAGAAATCCAAAGCCTCTTGCGCCACTTCAACCTTACGAAAGGGAACCCCCCATGA
- the infA gene encoding translation initiation factor IF-1 codes for MAKDDLAQVDGKIVDALAGGLYKVKLENSVEIQAKLCGKMRRFNIRVVVGDKVTVGVSPYDPTHGLIMYRHK; via the coding sequence ATGGCAAAAGACGATTTAGCACAGGTAGACGGTAAGATTGTGGATGCGCTTGCGGGCGGTCTGTACAAGGTCAAACTCGAAAACAGCGTCGAGATTCAGGCCAAGTTGTGCGGAAAAATGCGCCGGTTCAACATCCGCGTCGTCGTCGGTGACAAGGTCACTGTCGGGGTTTCTCCTTACGATCCGACCCACGGTCTGATCATGTATCGCCACAAATAA
- a CDS encoding RNA-binding transcriptional accessory protein, producing the protein MEASLQNYLAKAVPGVSAKSALAVLELAAEGGTVPFIARYRKEKTGNLDEVQIRGVIEGEATFQEIVKRKTFLVKEIGEQGNLTAELKKRIELSWDLGDLEEIYRPFKKKKKTKATIARDAGLEPLANWIWDVGHGVKPEDVTMEVKAKDFLNAAAGIASYELALKGAQDILIEKIANDAELRESVSKNYFEKGRLVSKRAKGFKPHSKFEMYSEFEEPVKNLRDGKNSHRYLAMRRGWQEEELTLEVKGDDEELQRTYERFATSTPDTAVGTFLKQAAKMALSVYVIPSITNEVHRTLKEKADEDGIQVFAENVRRVLLGSPFGSKVILGVDPGLKTGCKIALVDKGGNYLTHTVMQILGDRAEDQAKKLLGDSLKQIQVEAIAVGNGTAGRETEVFIRKILKDLGKDSIPVIMVNESGASVYSASDIARQEFPDLDITVRGAISIARRLQDPLAELVKIDPKSIGVGQYQHDVNQASLKKGLEAVVESCVNAVGVDLNTASISLMSYVAGIGPVLAQNIVDQRKKELFTDRSELLKVPRFSAKVYEQAAGFLRVANGKVFLDSTGIHPERYSAVRDMASELGVQITELMGEGAKKLLPLRAKWGKLVGEFTFDDIVRELEKPGRDPRDPFKVFSFRDDIFAVKDLKESMICPGIVTNVTNFGAFVDIGVHQDGLVHISELSNSYVSDPRKVVNPGDQVTVRVLGIDLERNQISLSMKTGESAQARSVSQEARGSRPTPRGASAGGDRSGGPRPGGGPRPGGPRPAGGGGGDRGPRPAGGPTPRNSSPFNNPFAALLSNNPTKK; encoded by the coding sequence ATGGAAGCAAGTTTACAGAATTATTTGGCGAAAGCCGTCCCCGGTGTTTCCGCGAAGTCCGCGCTGGCCGTTCTTGAGCTGGCCGCGGAAGGCGGGACCGTCCCCTTCATCGCACGCTACCGTAAAGAGAAAACGGGCAACCTGGATGAAGTGCAAATCCGTGGGGTCATTGAAGGCGAAGCCACATTCCAAGAGATCGTGAAACGGAAGACGTTTCTGGTGAAAGAGATCGGCGAGCAAGGGAACTTGACCGCGGAGCTCAAGAAACGGATCGAGCTGTCCTGGGATTTGGGCGATCTGGAAGAGATCTACCGTCCGTTCAAAAAGAAAAAGAAAACCAAAGCGACGATCGCGCGCGATGCGGGCCTGGAGCCCCTCGCGAACTGGATCTGGGATGTCGGTCACGGCGTGAAGCCCGAAGACGTCACCATGGAAGTCAAAGCGAAGGACTTCCTCAATGCGGCGGCCGGCATCGCGAGCTACGAGCTGGCGCTGAAGGGCGCGCAGGACATCCTGATCGAAAAGATCGCCAACGATGCGGAACTGCGCGAAAGCGTGTCGAAGAACTACTTCGAAAAGGGCCGTCTGGTTTCGAAACGCGCGAAGGGTTTCAAGCCGCACTCGAAGTTCGAAATGTATTCGGAGTTCGAAGAGCCCGTGAAGAATCTGCGCGACGGGAAGAACTCGCACCGCTATTTGGCGATGCGCCGTGGATGGCAGGAAGAGGAACTCACGCTGGAAGTGAAGGGCGACGACGAAGAGTTGCAACGCACCTACGAGCGTTTCGCGACATCGACGCCCGACACGGCGGTGGGAACGTTCCTGAAGCAAGCGGCGAAAATGGCGCTTTCGGTCTACGTGATTCCCTCGATCACGAACGAAGTGCACCGCACGTTGAAGGAAAAAGCGGACGAGGACGGAATCCAGGTCTTCGCGGAGAACGTGCGCCGGGTCCTGCTCGGCTCGCCCTTCGGCTCGAAGGTCATCTTGGGCGTCGACCCCGGTTTGAAGACGGGCTGCAAGATCGCGTTGGTGGACAAGGGCGGGAACTACCTGACCCACACCGTGATGCAGATCTTGGGCGACCGCGCGGAAGACCAGGCGAAGAAGCTCTTGGGCGATTCACTGAAGCAGATCCAGGTCGAGGCGATCGCGGTCGGGAACGGCACCGCGGGGCGCGAGACGGAAGTCTTCATTCGTAAAATCTTGAAAGATCTGGGCAAAGATTCGATTCCGGTCATCATGGTGAACGAGTCGGGCGCTTCGGTTTATTCGGCGTCGGATATCGCGCGCCAAGAGTTCCCCGATTTGGACATCACGGTGCGTGGCGCGATCTCGATCGCGCGTCGTCTGCAAGATCCTTTGGCGGAGCTGGTGAAGATCGATCCGAAATCCATCGGCGTGGGGCAATATCAGCACGACGTCAACCAAGCGAGCCTGAAGAAGGGGTTGGAAGCGGTTGTCGAGTCCTGCGTGAACGCGGTGGGCGTGGATCTCAATACCGCTTCGATCAGTTTGATGTCTTACGTCGCGGGCATCGGTCCCGTGCTGGCGCAGAACATCGTCGATCAGCGTAAGAAAGAACTTTTCACGGACCGTTCGGAGCTTCTGAAGGTCCCGCGCTTCAGCGCGAAGGTTTACGAGCAGGCGGCGGGTTTCTTGCGCGTGGCGAACGGCAAGGTCTTCCTGGATTCGACGGGTATCCACCCCGAGCGTTATTCGGCGGTGCGGGACATGGCCTCGGAACTGGGTGTGCAGATCACGGAGTTGATGGGCGAAGGCGCGAAAAAGCTTCTGCCCTTGCGCGCGAAGTGGGGCAAACTCGTCGGCGAATTTACGTTCGACGACATTGTGCGTGAACTTGAAAAGCCCGGTCGTGATCCGCGTGACCCTTTCAAGGTCTTCTCGTTCCGCGACGATATTTTCGCGGTGAAGGATCTGAAAGAAAGCATGATCTGCCCCGGGATCGTCACCAACGTGACGAACTTCGGTGCTTTCGTCGACATCGGCGTCCACCAAGACGGTCTGGTGCATATCTCGGAGCTTTCGAACTCTTACGTGTCGGATCCGCGCAAAGTCGTGAATCCGGGCGATCAAGTCACCGTGCGCGTCTTGGGGATCGATTTGGAGCGGAATCAGATTTCGCTTTCGATGAAGACCGGTGAATCGGCGCAGGCACGTTCGGTTTCGCAAGAGGCGCGTGGTTCGCGTCCGACGCCGCGTGGGGCTTCGGCCGGCGGTGATCGGAGTGGGGGGCCGCGTCCGGGTGGGGGACCTCGTCCCGGCGGTCCGCGTCCTGCGGGTGGCGGGGGCGGTGATCGTGGTCCGCGCCCGGCGGGTGGACCGACGCCGCGGAACTCGTCTCCGTTCAATAATCCCTTCGCGGCTTTATTGAGTAATAATCCGACGAAGAAGTAA
- a CDS encoding HAD-IIB family hydrolase: MSLEKFQRPLSVLLSDIDDTMTDEGELRAPAYAAMWRLRDAGIRVVPVTGRPAGWCEMIARQWPVAGVVGENGGFYFRYDHATKKMLRHFDQDEATQSANRQKLAQIEKEILASVPGSAIASDQFCRLLDLAVDFCEDVPRLPKSEVQKIKAIFEKHGAIAKVSSIHVNGWFGAHDKLSQATNFLKKEFGFSEAQIKNDCGFVGDSPNDEPMWSAFPNSFAVANIKEFWDDVKAKPNFVTPSTGGAGFVELANHLIALNQSRTHK, encoded by the coding sequence ATGTCGCTCGAAAAATTCCAACGTCCACTTTCCGTTTTACTGAGTGATATCGACGATACGATGACCGACGAAGGCGAATTGCGCGCCCCCGCGTACGCCGCGATGTGGAGGTTGCGCGACGCCGGCATCCGCGTGGTCCCCGTCACCGGACGTCCCGCAGGTTGGTGCGAAATGATCGCTCGACAATGGCCGGTGGCCGGCGTCGTCGGAGAAAATGGCGGATTTTATTTCCGCTACGATCACGCGACGAAAAAAATGCTCCGGCATTTCGATCAAGACGAGGCCACGCAATCCGCGAATCGCCAAAAACTCGCGCAGATTGAAAAAGAAATTCTCGCCAGCGTTCCCGGCAGCGCCATCGCTTCGGACCAATTCTGCCGCCTGCTCGACCTTGCGGTGGATTTTTGCGAAGACGTCCCGCGCCTACCGAAATCCGAAGTGCAAAAAATCAAAGCGATTTTTGAAAAGCACGGCGCGATCGCGAAAGTCAGCTCGATTCACGTGAACGGCTGGTTCGGCGCGCACGACAAACTGTCGCAAGCGACGAACTTTTTGAAAAAGGAATTCGGCTTCAGCGAGGCGCAAATCAAAAACGACTGCGGCTTCGTGGGCGACTCGCCGAACGATGAGCCGATGTGGTCGGCGTTCCCGAATTCTTTCGCCGTCGCCAACATCAAAGAATTCTGGGACGACGTTAAAGCGAAGCCGAACTTCGTCACGCCCTCCACAGGCGGCGCGGGCTTCGTCGAGCTCGCGAATCACCTCATCGCCCTCAATCAGTCCCGCACGCACAAATAA